The proteins below come from a single Lonchura striata isolate bLonStr1 chromosome 10, bLonStr1.mat, whole genome shotgun sequence genomic window:
- the PLEKHB2 gene encoding pleckstrin homology domain-containing family B member 2, with protein MAFVKSGWLLRQSTILRRWKKNWFDLWSDGRLIFYDDQNRHDLEDKIHMRIHCINLRVGNECRDFQPPEGKQRDCLLQIVCRDGKTVNLCAESADDCLAWKIALQDARTNTGYVGSDVMYDETAISSAPPPYTAYATPSPEVYGYGYDQYNGAYPPVGPQVFYASNGQAYALPYQYPYQGPYGQPPANHVIIRERYRDSDGDLALGMLAGAATGMALGSLFWVF; from the exons ATGGCATTTGTGAAGAGCGGATGGCTGCTCCGGCAAA GTACTATTTTACGACGCTGGAAGAAGAACTGGTTTGATCTATGGTCTGATGGCCGCTTAATATTCTATGATGATCAAAATCGCCATGACCTAGAAGATAAAATCCACATGCGAATCCACTGCATCAACCTCAGAGTGGGGAATGAATGTCGAG ATTTCCAGCCTCCAGAGGGGAAGCAGAGAGACTGTTTACTGCAGATTGTTTGCCGTGATGGGAAGACAGTCAACCTCTGTGCAGAGAGTGCAGATGACTGCCT ggcATGGAAAATTGCTCTCCAGGATGCCAGAACAAACACA GGCTATGTGGGATCGGATGTGATGTATGATGAGACAGCCATTTCCTCGGCCCCTCCTCCCTACACAGCTTATGCCACACCATCACCTGAG GTTTATGGCTATGGCTATGACCAGTACAATGGTGCATACCCCCCGGTGGGCCCTCAGGTCTTCTATGCCTCCAATGGACAAGCTTATGCTCTGCCCTATCAGTATCCATACCAAG GACCTTATGGCCAGCCCCCTGCAAACCATGTCATCATTCGAGAGCGTTACCGTGACAGCGATGGAGATCTGGCACTGGGcatgctggctggagcagcaacTGGAATGGCTCTGGGATCACTCTTTTGGGTCTTCTAG